A single Nitrosospira multiformis ATCC 25196 DNA region contains:
- a CDS encoding PEP-CTERM sorting domain-containing protein: MKKLKEFRKLKSGEDSAGSSNVRPAGPILPVLFVAASFPVCMGQVNAETSFERLSSLLAGTPQGGWVKASTNLFSDAWATGADAAPGPTSAVVRAWSSFAWDSARGDLLLWGGGHGNYVGNEMYVWDGATGSWGRGSLASRIDSKGFIVDNAAPQSAHTYDNNVYLPANDMFLTFGGAAAPGGGAFLQTDGTNVSVAGPFMWDPRKADPNKVGGTTGSGWNTTHIAQGGNMWLDRHVSTATHIDGTTAYRMENGKDVVYVTADMAASGFPSLYRYTAGDVRSGGQDTWERVGRSWNTVGYQGAGTIDTDHNLYIRTASPRPSYASDLTIWDLDNANPDHNWDIGINLVKADGSDFVMTPYFGIDYDSANNSIVLWDGRDGGGTVWSANVLTDADGNIGSHTTWVVHEIESATGDHPLGNHETGVLGKWKYDPTLGAFIALDEAAKTADGKWDAAVWLYKPVAGPVPEPQAYALLLAGLGLIGWAVRGRRAG; the protein is encoded by the coding sequence ATGAAAAAACTGAAGGAATTCAGGAAGCTGAAGTCGGGGGAGGATTCAGCGGGCTCGAGCAATGTTCGCCCGGCTGGTCCGATTCTTCCTGTTTTATTCGTCGCCGCTTCTTTCCCGGTTTGTATGGGACAAGTAAACGCCGAAACCTCGTTCGAACGGTTATCGTCCTTGCTGGCAGGAACGCCGCAAGGCGGGTGGGTCAAGGCGAGCACCAACTTATTTTCCGATGCATGGGCAACGGGAGCAGATGCAGCTCCTGGCCCGACGAGCGCGGTTGTTCGTGCATGGAGTTCATTTGCCTGGGATTCCGCTCGCGGAGATCTGCTGTTATGGGGCGGCGGCCACGGGAATTACGTGGGCAACGAAATGTATGTGTGGGACGGCGCTACGGGGAGTTGGGGCCGAGGTTCCTTAGCCAGCAGAATAGATTCGAAGGGTTTTATTGTCGACAATGCTGCGCCTCAATCCGCCCATACCTATGACAATAATGTCTATCTTCCGGCAAATGATATGTTCCTTACATTCGGGGGGGCTGCAGCGCCAGGCGGCGGCGCGTTCCTCCAAACGGATGGAACTAATGTGAGCGTGGCGGGACCTTTTATGTGGGATCCAAGAAAGGCTGATCCGAACAAGGTGGGGGGTACTACCGGCTCGGGCTGGAATACGACCCATATAGCGCAAGGGGGCAATATGTGGCTCGACCGACACGTATCGACGGCGACCCATATTGACGGTACAACGGCTTATCGCATGGAAAACGGTAAAGACGTCGTTTATGTCACAGCGGATATGGCAGCCTCGGGTTTTCCTTCGCTTTACCGCTATACGGCGGGGGACGTGAGGAGTGGCGGCCAGGATACCTGGGAAAGAGTTGGCCGCTCATGGAACACGGTGGGGTACCAGGGCGCTGGAACAATTGATACAGACCACAATCTCTACATCCGAACCGCCAGCCCGCGGCCCAGCTATGCGTCCGATCTGACAATATGGGATCTGGACAATGCCAATCCCGATCACAACTGGGATATCGGAATAAACCTGGTAAAGGCGGATGGCAGCGACTTTGTGATGACGCCGTATTTCGGTATCGATTATGATTCTGCCAACAACTCGATCGTGCTTTGGGATGGCCGCGACGGCGGAGGAACAGTCTGGTCAGCCAATGTCCTTACAGATGCCGATGGCAACATTGGTTCCCATACTACCTGGGTGGTTCATGAGATAGAAAGCGCTACCGGGGATCATCCTCTCGGCAATCATGAGACGGGAGTTCTTGGCAAATGGAAATATGATCCCACGCTTGGGGCATTCATAGCGCTCGATGAGGCCGCAAAAACGGCCGATGGCAAGTGGGATGCCGCTGTGTGGTTATACAAACCGGTTGCGGGGCCCGTTCCTGAACCTCAGGCATACGCACTCTTACTTGCAGGACTCGGACTTATTGGGTGGGCTGTCCGTGGTCGGCGCGCAGGTTGA
- a CDS encoding ArnT family glycosyltransferase, producing the protein MALRVALIFFVPVEMTSDASWYFNRAVGIASGGGYSEAGYPTAYWPVGYPGFLGILFYLFGRDQLVGQIANLVMAALSFFLQLELTRRIFRSEAAARLGVLLLTLYPNHVAYTSFILTEVYFTFLLLLGVYLYITRSRWLWIWVCGIVFGLAALTKPQAVFLPGLLVLFHVFSAERKDRLRQHLIKGFAIYLAMAMVLVPWAVRNTMIFGELVLISTNGGATLLTGNHPTASGGYEENDPLVAQRNFSVQDQVESDRRAKKLATDWIRENPVRFVELIPLKIWHLWSRNGEAEWAYQAGYRYYEQYSGAFRTMRWINQIFYALLLVGSFAAAFLLIRHPDKVAWPWVLVGYCLMIYLTLISVVFSGQPRFHFPAMPWAIMYAAWAAVMITVNQTRERYDAYVSRTSDF; encoded by the coding sequence GTGGCATTGCGCGTAGCCCTGATTTTCTTTGTGCCCGTTGAGATGACTTCCGATGCAAGCTGGTACTTCAACAGAGCGGTTGGCATAGCGAGCGGCGGCGGCTATTCGGAAGCGGGGTATCCGACAGCCTATTGGCCGGTTGGCTATCCCGGCTTTCTTGGTATCCTTTTCTATCTTTTCGGTCGGGATCAATTGGTAGGGCAGATAGCTAATTTGGTTATGGCAGCCCTCAGTTTTTTTCTGCAACTGGAGCTGACACGAAGAATTTTCCGGAGCGAAGCCGCTGCCCGCTTGGGCGTCCTCCTGCTTACCCTATATCCGAATCATGTAGCTTATACGTCTTTTATCTTAACCGAGGTTTACTTTACCTTTTTACTGCTTCTTGGCGTATACCTCTACATCACAAGGAGCCGATGGTTATGGATATGGGTTTGCGGCATTGTCTTCGGGCTGGCCGCGCTGACCAAACCGCAAGCAGTGTTCTTGCCTGGTCTGCTGGTGCTTTTTCACGTATTCAGCGCCGAGAGAAAGGATAGGCTGAGGCAGCACCTCATCAAGGGATTTGCAATCTATCTTGCTATGGCTATGGTGCTGGTCCCCTGGGCGGTGCGGAACACGATGATTTTCGGGGAGCTCGTCCTGATTTCCACTAACGGAGGGGCAACGCTCCTGACCGGAAATCATCCCACAGCCAGCGGAGGCTATGAGGAAAACGATCCGCTGGTGGCCCAGCGCAATTTCTCGGTTCAGGATCAGGTGGAATCTGACCGGCGCGCAAAGAAGCTGGCAACCGATTGGATAAGGGAAAACCCCGTGCGGTTTGTAGAGCTTATCCCTCTGAAGATATGGCATCTGTGGTCCAGAAATGGCGAAGCGGAGTGGGCCTATCAGGCGGGGTACCGGTACTATGAGCAGTATAGCGGCGCGTTCCGAACCATGAGGTGGATAAATCAGATCTTTTATGCTCTGCTGCTTGTGGGCTCGTTCGCGGCAGCTTTCCTGTTGATAAGGCATCCCGATAAAGTCGCTTGGCCGTGGGTGCTCGTGGGATACTGCCTGATGATTTACCTGACCTTGATATCGGTGGTCTTTTCCGGGCAACCCAGGTTTCATTTTCCGGCCATGCCATGGGCCATCATGTATGCAGCGTGGGCAGCCGTGATGATCACGGTGAATCAGACCCGGGAACGGTATGACGCCTACGTCTCCAGAACATCGGATTTCTAG
- a CDS encoding glycosyltransferase family 2 protein, whose translation MPLEISIVSTMYRSRPFLDRFLAESLQALSAIKCDHFEILLVNDGSPDESLAYALERRRDIPQLVVVDLARNFGHHAAIQAGLRHARGNLVFLIDCDLEVSPLVLAEFYSKLRETKSDVVFGYQDVRKGGRFEQISGGLFWKGFNLLSDVKIPENILTERIMTRRYVEALLQMGDRNLFLGGMMSWTGFQQIGLPVVKKQREGRSTYTLLRRIGLMINAVSSFSAQPLIWLFNIGVVITLLSFSFAFYLVLRKLLFDDTLMGFTSVMTMMMLSLGILTTAMGLVGIYLGKVFNQVQNRPNYIVRNIFTADDQPATD comes from the coding sequence ATGCCATTGGAAATCAGCATTGTCTCCACCATGTACCGGTCGCGGCCGTTTCTTGACCGGTTCCTTGCCGAATCCCTGCAAGCCTTGTCTGCGATCAAGTGTGACCATTTTGAGATATTGCTCGTCAATGATGGCTCGCCGGATGAGTCCCTGGCTTACGCGCTCGAACGCCGGAGAGACATCCCGCAACTCGTGGTGGTTGATCTTGCGCGGAACTTTGGGCATCACGCTGCTATACAGGCTGGATTACGGCATGCACGGGGAAATCTCGTTTTTCTCATCGACTGCGACCTGGAGGTGTCGCCGCTGGTGCTGGCAGAGTTTTATTCCAAACTACGCGAGACCAAATCCGACGTCGTTTTTGGCTATCAGGACGTACGCAAAGGCGGGCGGTTCGAACAAATCAGCGGCGGTCTGTTCTGGAAGGGATTCAACCTGCTCAGCGATGTAAAGATTCCTGAAAACATTCTTACGGAACGGATCATGACGCGCCGTTACGTGGAAGCGCTACTGCAGATGGGCGACCGGAATCTTTTTCTCGGTGGTATGATGAGCTGGACAGGTTTTCAGCAGATCGGCCTGCCTGTCGTCAAGAAACAGCGTGAAGGCAGAAGCACATATACTCTCCTGCGACGTATCGGATTGATGATCAATGCAGTAAGTTCATTCTCCGCCCAGCCTCTGATCTGGCTGTTCAACATAGGCGTAGTGATTACCCTGCTGAGTTTCTCATTTGCATTCTATCTTGTATTGCGAAAGCTACTGTTTGACGACACCCTCATGGGTTTCACTTCAGTAATGACCATGATGATGCTCAGCCTCGGTATTCTCACCACGGCAATGGGCCTTGTTGGTATCTACCTGGGGAAGGTGTTCAATCAGGTGCAGAACCGTCCCAATTATATCGTGAGAAATATTTTTACCGCTGATGATCAACCTGCAACCGATTGA
- a CDS encoding hydrolase 2, exosortase A system-associated, protein MKMDPGSIHAEPFFLQTELGQRFCLFHQPHPGRKCQGTILYVHPFGDEMNKARRMAAVQARAFAAIGWGVLQMDLFGCGDSSGEFRDARWDIWKQDLARARLWLESRLAVPVSLWGLRLGALLALDFAQDAANAVDRIILWQPVISGETFLSQFLRLRMAGELFSTVSEEKSTGTAMLRKQMEEGETLEIAGYELAPGLANAIDGLKAAELAVGKSAVHWFEIIPEPGRSMTSAGAKITEKWKQKGVDLHVHLIPCQPFWATQEISECAELISATTSVFALAA, encoded by the coding sequence ATGAAAATGGATCCCGGCTCGATTCATGCAGAGCCTTTCTTTTTGCAAACCGAGTTGGGACAGCGTTTCTGCCTTTTTCATCAGCCGCATCCAGGCAGGAAATGCCAGGGGACCATTCTGTATGTACACCCCTTCGGCGACGAAATGAACAAAGCGCGGCGGATGGCCGCGGTCCAGGCAAGAGCTTTCGCCGCGATTGGATGGGGAGTGCTGCAAATGGATCTTTTTGGGTGTGGCGATAGCAGTGGCGAGTTTCGCGATGCCCGGTGGGACATCTGGAAGCAGGATCTGGCCCGCGCCCGACTCTGGCTTGAGAGCCGCCTTGCCGTTCCGGTAAGTTTGTGGGGATTACGCCTGGGCGCGCTGCTGGCCCTGGACTTCGCACAAGATGCAGCAAATGCCGTTGACCGCATCATTTTATGGCAACCCGTTATCAGCGGAGAAACCTTCCTGAGTCAGTTCTTGCGATTGCGAATGGCAGGTGAACTATTCTCCACCGTCTCCGAGGAAAAATCGACAGGAACGGCTATGTTGCGCAAGCAAATGGAAGAGGGTGAAACACTGGAAATAGCGGGATACGAGCTTGCACCCGGACTCGCAAATGCAATCGATGGCTTGAAGGCGGCTGAATTGGCCGTTGGAAAAAGCGCCGTCCACTGGTTCGAGATCATCCCTGAGCCGGGGCGTTCCATGACTTCTGCCGGGGCAAAGATAACCGAGAAGTGGAAGCAGAAGGGTGTCGACCTCCACGTCCATCTCATACCGTGCCAGCCGTT
- a CDS encoding class I SAM-dependent methyltransferase: MSLENEQDPTAYDRTYVLDNRLTLQWYPQRVVAMAQTGSMLELGLGHGYSTEYFAKTFQRYQVIEGSQEMIDRFREHFAIEGVDIAQGYFEDFETDERFDAIGMGFVLEHVDNPAAIIRRYAQFLSPGGSIYIAVPNAESLHRRLGHAAGLLPDMYALSSADLEFGHKRYFSLESLVEMVEGEGLEIRKVEGLLLKPITTQQILDLNLSEAILQAMLKVGVDYPELCNSLLIQASKLR; the protein is encoded by the coding sequence ATGAGCCTGGAAAATGAGCAGGATCCAACCGCATATGATCGCACTTATGTCCTGGATAACCGGCTAACCCTACAGTGGTATCCCCAAAGAGTCGTTGCGATGGCGCAAACAGGCAGCATGTTGGAACTGGGCTTGGGGCATGGTTACTCCACCGAATATTTTGCAAAGACTTTTCAGCGCTACCAAGTGATTGAAGGCTCCCAGGAGATGATTGACCGTTTCAGAGAACACTTCGCAATCGAGGGCGTTGATATCGCGCAGGGGTATTTCGAGGATTTCGAGACTGACGAACGCTTTGATGCGATTGGCATGGGTTTTGTTCTGGAGCATGTGGACAATCCGGCTGCGATTATACGACGCTATGCGCAGTTCCTTTCTCCAGGCGGATCCATTTATATTGCCGTCCCGAACGCTGAATCCCTTCACCGGAGGCTGGGGCATGCTGCCGGCCTGCTTCCCGACATGTATGCTTTAAGTTCAGCCGATCTCGAATTCGGCCATAAGCGTTATTTCTCTCTGGAATCGCTGGTTGAAATGGTAGAGGGTGAGGGATTGGAGATACGCAAGGTTGAAGGCCTCTTGCTCAAGCCGATCACGACGCAACAGATACTCGATTTGAATCTCAGCGAAGCAATCTTGCAGGCCATGCTCAAAGTAGGCGTTGATTATCCCGAGCTATGCAACTCTTTACTGATCCAGGCGAGCAAGCTCCGCTAG
- a CDS encoding acyl carrier protein, with protein sequence MQHIEEVRNILSDVLSLGERRNSLNADSPLLGAIPELDSMAVVNVITALEDHFDITVDDDEISAKTFETVGSLTQFVEQKLAE encoded by the coding sequence ATGCAGCATATTGAAGAAGTGAGAAACATCCTATCTGACGTATTGAGCCTCGGGGAAAGAAGAAATTCGCTCAATGCGGATTCCCCCTTGCTTGGGGCCATTCCCGAACTGGATTCAATGGCTGTCGTCAATGTAATCACCGCTCTCGAGGACCACTTCGACATCACGGTTGACGATGATGAGATCAGTGCAAAAACTTTCGAAACTGTCGGCAGCCTGACCCAATTCGTCGAGCAGAAGCTGGCGGAATGA
- a CDS encoding VOC family protein: protein MQAFALRFHHFGLASRRPEQTLKFLKGLGHEVARQVYDPLQNVNLWLCPHSSMPTVELVAPAEGQGPLDAILTQASESIYHLCYETENLKASLEALKAGGFRVICVSPPKPAILFDDRRVSFYMIKDFGIIELLESR from the coding sequence ATGCAGGCGTTCGCTCTTCGCTTCCACCATTTTGGTCTGGCCAGCAGACGGCCGGAGCAGACGCTTAAGTTCCTCAAGGGGTTGGGCCATGAAGTGGCTAGGCAGGTCTACGACCCGCTGCAAAACGTGAATCTCTGGCTGTGCCCCCATTCTTCCATGCCTACTGTGGAGTTGGTCGCGCCTGCGGAGGGGCAGGGTCCCCTGGATGCAATCCTCACCCAAGCGAGCGAAAGCATTTACCATCTCTGTTATGAAACCGAAAATCTCAAAGCCAGTCTTGAAGCCTTGAAGGCAGGTGGATTCCGCGTAATTTGCGTATCACCTCCAAAACCTGCAATCCTCTTCGATGACAGACGGGTCAGCTTCTATATGATTAAGGATTTTGGCATAATCGAATTGCTGGAATCCCGTTGA
- a CDS encoding glycosyltransferase family 2 protein encodes MATLKVVVILPTYNERDNIGIMIDALEVQAREFLHDMHLLVVDDDSPDGTAEVVRAKQTVYPNVHLLRGKKAGLGAAYIRGMIHAMDELHADVVFEMDADFSHKPEDVPRLMAALDGGADFVIGSRYVKGGSIPQEWGFLRRMNSLGGNIVARYVAGMYRIRDCTAGFRAIKTNLLRKIIFDDLRVQGYAFQVALLHKAVSLGAVIKEVPVDFVDRAKGESKLGISDIIEFILNAWWIRLHSSKTFIKFAIVGLSGVIVNLGVFTLLLQANVNKYLASPISIEISIITNFLLNNYWTFRWRTSQDHIRVKGLKFNMVSLVSLGVSYSTFVVLSVLFPDVSPEIHQLVGIAPAMFINYFLNSYWTFKNTPAPKD; translated from the coding sequence ATGGCAACTTTAAAAGTTGTAGTGATTTTGCCGACCTACAACGAGCGGGATAACATTGGCATCATGATTGATGCGCTAGAGGTTCAGGCTCGGGAGTTTCTTCATGATATGCACCTCCTTGTGGTGGATGACGATTCGCCCGACGGCACGGCGGAAGTGGTTCGGGCCAAGCAGACGGTATATCCGAATGTGCATTTGCTGAGGGGAAAGAAGGCAGGGTTGGGCGCCGCCTATATCCGCGGTATGATTCATGCCATGGATGAGCTTCATGCCGATGTCGTATTCGAGATGGATGCTGATTTTTCGCATAAACCCGAAGATGTACCTCGGCTTATGGCGGCACTCGATGGAGGCGCGGATTTTGTGATTGGCAGCCGTTATGTGAAGGGCGGCTCCATTCCCCAGGAATGGGGGTTTCTACGCCGCATGAATTCCCTGGGCGGTAATATCGTTGCACGCTACGTTGCCGGAATGTACAGAATTCGAGACTGCACAGCCGGTTTCAGGGCGATCAAAACGAATCTCCTCAGAAAAATCATTTTTGATGATCTTCGTGTTCAGGGATACGCTTTCCAGGTTGCACTGCTGCACAAGGCCGTATCTCTCGGTGCAGTCATAAAAGAAGTTCCCGTCGACTTCGTAGATCGTGCCAAGGGTGAGTCGAAGCTCGGAATTTCCGACATCATCGAGTTTATCCTGAACGCCTGGTGGATACGTCTCCACAGCTCAAAGACTTTTATCAAGTTCGCCATAGTAGGACTGTCCGGCGTTATTGTGAATCTTGGCGTGTTTACACTGCTTCTCCAGGCAAATGTAAATAAATATCTCGCTTCTCCTATCTCAATCGAAATATCGATTATCACGAACTTTCTGTTGAATAACTACTGGACCTTTCGCTGGCGCACGTCTCAAGATCACATCCGTGTCAAGGGTCTGAAGTTCAACATGGTTTCTCTCGTATCTCTGGGGGTGAGTTATTCCACTTTTGTAGTGCTATCCGTTCTGTTTCCTGATGTCTCTCCGGAGATTCACCAGCTTGTCGGTATTGCACCCGCCATGTTCATAAATTACTTTCTGAATTCTTATTGGACGTTCAAAAATACTCCTGCACCCAAGGATTGA